The Rhodococcus sp. ABRD24 genome contains the following window.
CGGGACAACTTCGGCCCCAAGACCGCTCAGATCGCGGCGGTCGCCCTGCTCATCGACTACGTCGTGACGGTCGCGGTGCAGTCGGCCGCGGGCACCGTCGCGGTGGTGTCGGCGATACCGGCTCTCGGACCGTACAGCCTCGAGATCACCGTCGCCTCGGTGCTACTGCTCGCGTACGGCAACCTGCGCGGACTCAAGGAGGCCGGACGCGCGTTCGCATTCCCCATGTACTTCTTCGCCGGATCGATCGGGGTCGTCATCGTCGCCGGAGTGATCCAGGCGCTGCTGGGCAACCTCGACCGGATCGATCCCACCACGCTCGACGGTGCCGTCCCGGTCGGCCAAGGCGACGGCCTGGTGATGGGCGCGACAGTGCTGGTGATCCTGCGCGCGTTCGCGAACGGCGGCACCTCCCTCACCGGGCTGGAGGCGATCAGCAACGGCGTGAGCGCCTTCCAGAAACCGGAGGGCGCCAACGCACGCCGGGCGCTGGTGATCATGGCGTCTGTCCTTGCGTTCCTCGTCGCGGGCGTCTCACTGCTCGCATACCTCACCCATGCCACCCCGTATGCGGCCGGCTACCCGTCGGTGATCAGCCAGGAAGCCCGGATCGTGTTCGGCTCCGGCATGATCGGCGACATCCTGTTCGTGATGGTGCAGACGGCGACGGCCCTGATCCTGTTCACCGGCGCCAACACCAGCTTCAACGGCTTCCCGTTCCTCGCGAGCTTCGTCGCCGACGACGCCTTCCTCCCGCGACAGCTGCGGCGGCGCGGCCACCGGCTGGTCTTCTCCAATGCGATCATCGTGCTCACCGCGATCGCGATCGTCCTGCTGATCGCCACCGACGCCAAGGTCAACGCACTCGTCCCGTTCTACGCGATCGGCGTGTTCACCGGCTTCACGATGGCCGGTCTGGGGATGGCCCGGCACCACCAGAAGACCCGCTCGCCGGGGTGGCGCCGCGGCCTCGCGATCAACCTCGCTGCCGGCATCACATCGCTGATCGTCGTCGCGATCTTCGCGATCGCGAAATTCACCGAGGGCGCCTGGGTGGTGGTGATCGTATTCCCGGCGCTGGTGCTGCTGCTGATCCGGCTCAATCGCGAGTATCGCGACGAGGCCGCCGAACTGCGCGAGCTCGGTGACGCCGAGGCCGACGCCGAGGCGGTGTACTCCCATCACATCGTCGTCGTGCTGGTAGACGCCCTCGACCTCGCGACCATCGAGGCGTTGCGGTACGGCCGAAGCCTACGCCCGAGCGAACTGCGGGCGGTGCACTTCGTGCTCGACAGCGCGCACGCCGAACAACTCAAGAAGCAGTGGGAGAACAGCGACCTCGCGGTGCCGCTCGAGCTCATCGAATGCCCGGACCGGCGGCTCAATCACGCAATCCTCGAAATGATCGCCCGCGCCACCGCGCCGCGAACCGAGATCAGCGTCCTGCTGCCGCGCCGCATCTACAGCTCCATCCTGGGCCGAGTCCTGCACGACCGCACCGCCGATCGCATCGCCCACGCGATCAGCGATGTCCCGCACGCGGTGGCGATCATCGTGCCGTTCGACCCCGCCAGCCGCACCGGCGTCCTGCGCGCCGCACCACCGCCGCCGCCTGGAAAGCCCTGAGGCGCGAGCCTGCGCGGCTCACCGGTTGCCGCGATACCTCAGGAAGCGCCACGCATACGGAACGAGGCGGGAGATCGGGACCGGATTGGGCCAGGAGTCCGGACGGAAGTAGGCATCCGACCCGCCATCGACGAAAACGACACTTCCACAAAGGAAGTCCGCAGCATCGGAGAGCATGAACACCACCCAGTCCGCGAGCTGCCCGGCATCGCCGAAGCCACCGACCGGCACCGGAAAGCGCCGGATCAACTTGGCCTCCGACGGCGTCGAAAGCTGCTTCTCGAGCAGCGGCGTCATGATCGCGCCCGGGGCAAGAACATTGAGCCGGATACCGGCACCGGCCCAGTCCTTCGTCGTCGCGTGGCGGCGGACCCAGCGGGAGACGGCAATCTTCGATCCGGCGTACATCATCGGTGCGGCGTGCTTTCCGAAAAGCCGCACCGACCGCACCGCCTTGTCGACATCGCCGGACAGCAGCGCCTTCACCGTACGCCGCGGCACCGCAGGCGTCGTCGTCGTCGAATTGCTTCCGAAGACAACCACTTTGGCATTGCCCGCTGCCGACAGTGCGGCTCGCCATCCGTCGAGGAGTTCGACCACTCCCAGATAGTTCACCGAACCGAGCAGAGGCAGGCGCTCGGCACCGGGAACCGGACCCATCCCGGCGGCCAGCACTGCGCCGTCGAGCTTGCCCGCAGCCCGCGACAGCACTTCCTGCACGGCATGCCGGCGTCCCTCATGGGTCGACAGATCGGCGGCCACCTCAGCACCCGCGAGGTCGACGCCGATCACGGTGTGGCCCGCTGCCGTCAGCCTGTCCACGACCGCGCGTCCCATACCCGATGCCGAACCGGTGACCGCATAGACGCCCATGTACACCCTCCCACGACGGCCGCTCGGCACCGAGGACCGTCCTCGGCGGAGACGACGTCAAGTCCGACACGTTACGCCGACCCCGGAGTGAGCTGAAAGACCCCTTCGCACAAGCGCACCCAAGCAGCCCGACGAGGCTGGCCCCAGGGGACCGTTCCGCCTCGAAGGCGCTCGCTCAGATGTACATCGCCGGGTCGATGTAGGTCGTCGGGTCGACGAGTTGCTCGTGCTGCTTGCCACTGCGGTGCCGCACCACCGCTGGGATCCCCGTCGCGATCGAGTCG
Protein-coding sequences here:
- a CDS encoding SDR family oxidoreductase, with amino-acid sequence MGVYAVTGSASGMGRAVVDRLTAAGHTVIGVDLAGAEVAADLSTHEGRRHAVQEVLSRAAGKLDGAVLAAGMGPVPGAERLPLLGSVNYLGVVELLDGWRAALSAAGNAKVVVFGSNSTTTTPAVPRRTVKALLSGDVDKAVRSVRLFGKHAAPMMYAGSKIAVSRWVRRHATTKDWAGAGIRLNVLAPGAIMTPLLEKQLSTPSEAKLIRRFPVPVGGFGDAGQLADWVVFMLSDAADFLCGSVVFVDGGSDAYFRPDSWPNPVPISRLVPYAWRFLRYRGNR
- a CDS encoding APC family permease; translated protein: MPERLSYRIKCRLLGPPLTTARLHQERLSKTTALGVLSPDCISSSAYGPEQVLIELLPYAALAAFTLLLPITGVILVILILLTLSYRQVVMLYTRAGGSYVVARDNFGPKTAQIAAVALLIDYVVTVAVQSAAGTVAVVSAIPALGPYSLEITVASVLLLAYGNLRGLKEAGRAFAFPMYFFAGSIGVVIVAGVIQALLGNLDRIDPTTLDGAVPVGQGDGLVMGATVLVILRAFANGGTSLTGLEAISNGVSAFQKPEGANARRALVIMASVLAFLVAGVSLLAYLTHATPYAAGYPSVISQEARIVFGSGMIGDILFVMVQTATALILFTGANTSFNGFPFLASFVADDAFLPRQLRRRGHRLVFSNAIIVLTAIAIVLLIATDAKVNALVPFYAIGVFTGFTMAGLGMARHHQKTRSPGWRRGLAINLAAGITSLIVVAIFAIAKFTEGAWVVVIVFPALVLLLIRLNREYRDEAAELRELGDAEADAEAVYSHHIVVVLVDALDLATIEALRYGRSLRPSELRAVHFVLDSAHAEQLKKQWENSDLAVPLELIECPDRRLNHAILEMIARATAPRTEISVLLPRRIYSSILGRVLHDRTADRIAHAISDVPHAVAIIVPFDPASRTGVLRAAPPPPPGKP